The genomic DNA GCGCGGGCGGCGGACCATCCGCTGCTGAAGATGAAGCTGACCGGGGAGGGCGACCTCGACCGCGTGCGCGCGGTGCGCGAGGCCGCCCCAACCACCCGCCTGATCGTCGACGCCAACGAGGCCTGGACGCTGGAGATGCTCCACCGCTTCGCCCCGGTGCTGGCCGATCTGGGGGTGGAACTGATCGAGCAGCCGCTGCCCGCCGGCGAGGACGAGGCGCTGCGCGGCATCGACTGCCCGGTGCCGCTGGGCGCCGACGAATCCTGCCACGGGCTGGACTCGCTCGACCGTCTGAAGGGCATCTACCGGGTGGTCAACATCAAGCTGGACAAGACCGGCGGCCTGACCGAGGCGCTGCTGCTGAAGCGGGCGGCACAGGAGGCTGGCTTCGACATCATGGTCGGCTGCATGGTCGCCACCTCGCTCGCCATGGCGCCGGCCGTGCTGCTGGCCCAGGGCGCGCGCTACGTCGACCTCGACGGGCCGCTGCTTCTGGCCGAGGACCGCACGCCGGCCCTGCATTACGACGGCGGCACGCTGTGTCCGCCGGCCCCCGAACTCTGGGGATGACCGTCCCGGCCGGCAACCTGCTGGCGGGCCTGCCCCTTGATTCCTTGCCGAACGAGCTGTTCACCACCTTGACGGAGTCGGCGTCGTCGGGGACGGTGCGCATCGAGCGCATCCTGTCCACCGGTCAGGCGTCCCCCGACGGCTTCTGGTACGATCAGGACTGGGACGAGTTCGTGCTCGTCGTCCAGGGCGCCGCCCGGCTGCAGCTTGAGGGCGAGGCGGAGCGCGCGCTCGGGCCCGGCGACTGGCTGATGATCCCGGCCCGGCGGCGGCATCGCGTCGCCTGGACCGATCCGACCGCTCAGACCGTCTGGCTGGCGGTGCACATCGGCGAGAAACAGACACCGGAAACACCGGGGCAGGGGAAGGACCAATGACCATAGACATCGCCCGCGCCCGCGCGGAGACGCCGGGAACCCGGCACGTCGTTCATCTCAACAACGCCGGGGCCGCCCTGCCGCCGCAGCCGGTGCTGGACGCCGTGACCGCGCATCTGGCGCTGGAGGCCACCATCGGCGGCTACGAGGCGGCCGAGCACGCCAACGGCCGGCTGGAGGGTGTTTACGACTCCGTGGCCCGCCTGATCGCCTGCTCGCGGGAGGAGGTGGCCTTGGCGGAGAACGCGACGGTGGCCTGGGGAATGGCCTTCAACGCGCTGGCCGCCCTGCCGGGGGAGGGCTTCCGGCCCGGCGACCGCATCCTGACGGCGCGCGCCGAATACGCCGCCAACCTGATCCCCTTCCTGCAAGCCTCCCGGCGCACCGGCGTGGCGGTCGAGGTGATCCCCAGCGACGAGACCGGTCAGACCTCCGTCGAAGCGCTGGAGGCGATGATCGGGGAGCCGGGAAAGGGGCCGGTCAAGCTGATCGCCATCACCCACATCCCGACCAACGGCGGCTTGGTCAACCCGGCGGCCGCCATTGGGCGGGTGGCGCGGCGGCACGGCGTTCCCTATCTGCTCGACGCCTGCCAGACGGTCGGGCAGATGCCGGTGGACGTCGAGGAACTGGGCTGCGACTTCCTGTCGGCGACCGGGCGCAAGTTCCTGCGCGCGCCGCGGGGCACCGGCTTCCTCTATGTGCGCAAGGACTGGCTCGACCGCATCGAGCCGTACACGCTCGACCACAGCGGCGGCGCGCTGGCCGGGCCGGACCGTTACACCATGCGCCCCGACGCCCGCCGCTTCGAGATGTGGGAGAGCAACATCGCCGCCCGGCTCGGTCTGGGGGTGGCGGTGGATTACGCGCTGTCCTGGGGGCTGGAGGCGATCCGCGACCGCGCCTTCGCGCTGGCCGACAGGCTGCGGCACGGTCTGGACGCGCTTCCCGGCGTGACGGTGCGCGATCTCGGGGCGGAGCGCTGCGCCATCGTCACCTTCACGGTGGACGGCCACGACCCGCGCGCCATCAAGGCCGCGCTGCGCGGGCAGGGGATCAACCTGTCGGTGTCCTCCGCGCCGTCGACCCCTTTCGACATGGACGCCCGCGGGTTGACCGAGGTCGTCCGCGCCTCTCCGCACTATTACAACGACGAGGCGGAGGTGGAGCGGTTGCTGGCGGCGGTGAAGGCGCTGTAGGCGCTACAGAACCGACTCAACGACGTCGGCCACGCCGTCCGCGTAGCGGTCCCAGGTCAGTTCGGCCAGGAAGGCGGCGCCCGCCCGCCCGATGGCCGCCGCGCGGGCGCGGTCGGTCCACAGGCCTTCCAGCGCCGCGACGATCTCTTCCACGTCACTCTCGCCCCAGCCGTCGGTGCCGAAGGAGGTGGTGACGGCGCCCTGTCGGGTCAGCGGGACGCAGCGGTCCGCCCCGATCAGGTCGAGGTGCCCGGTGTTGGCCGACAGGATGGCGGGCACGCCGCAGGCCATGCATTCCATGGCGACGAGGTTGGTCCCGCCCTCGCCGCGGTTGGGGAACAGGCCGACATCGACCTCGCGCAGGATGCGGGCCATATCGGCGTTGGGCACCGGGCCGAGGTCCATCACCTGATCGGCGCGCAAGCCGTTGGCGGCGGCCCAGCCGGCCCCGTCGAACTGCCCGTTCTCGTGGAAACGCACCGGCGCCACGGCGGGGTTGGCCTCCAGCGAGCGGGCGCTCTCCGGCCAGGGGTTGTGCCAGGCGGTCAGCAGCAGCGCCTCGGGATGGCGCTCGGCGAAGGCGCGGAAGCCGAGCAGGGCGAGGTCCTGCCCCTTGCGGAACTCCGGTTTGCCACCGGAGAAGACGACGAAGCGGTCCTTAAACCAGCCGACCTTTGGCGCCGGGTGGAAGTGGGTGGGATCGACGCCTTGCAGCACTGTCTGCACCCGCCCGATGCCGGCGCTGGTCAGCACCCGCTCGACGAAGCTGGACCCGGCGACGATGGCCGCGCATGGCTCCGCCCGCGCCCGGCCTTCCGCGTCGATGACGCTGTCCTCCAGATAGCAGACGCCGACGGTGGGTTGGCCTTTCAGCGTCACGCCCTCCGCCGACCGGCTGCCGACGAGGTTGTTGCCGAGCCCGCGCAGCACCGGCACCGACACCCCGATCTCCTGGCCCGCATGGGGCGCGATCTGCCGGCAGAGCGCCTCGGACTCGCGGACGAAGCCGGCCATGCGCCGCCATTCCAGCGGGGACAGCGCGATGTCCTCCAGCCGCAGCGGCAGCGAGCAGACCGGCACCAGCCGCCCGCTGCGCGTCCAGCTCAGCGCCAGCTGCAGCCCGTTGACTCCCCAGCCGCTGTAGCTGGACAGGCCCCATTGGATGACAGCGGGCTGGGCGGTGGGCATGGTTCGTCCTTCGGGCTGGCGTGGTGGCGTAACCCTCTCCCCTCCGGGGAGAGGGTGGCCCGAAGGGCCGGGTGAGGGGGATGCGCTTGAGCCGGACGTACCGCCACGCGCAACCCTCTCACCCTAACCCTCTGCCCGGAGGGGAGAGGGGAGAAAGTTGAGGGGAGAGGGGAAAAATCACCTGTGCCGCGCGGTGGGAGAGACGTCGCCCATGGACTCCGAGACCGGGGCGTAGGGTTCGTCCATCAGCCCCTCGACCTTGGCGGCCATGATGAAGTCGTTCTCATGCAGGCCCTTGATCTTGTGCGTCCAGAAGGTGACGGTGCAATGGCCCCAGCCGTAGAGGATCTCGGCGTGGTGGCCTTCCGCCTCGCAGAGGTCGCCGACGCGCATGGCGAAATGCTGGGCCTCGCGGAAATTGGAGAAGCGGTAGTCGCGCTCCAGCCGGTCGGGGTCCGGCCTGATCGACCAGCCGGGCACCTGCACCAGATAAGTTTCCGCCATGGCGCGGTCCATCGGGGGGATGCCGCCGCGGCAGGGTTCGCAGCTCTTTCCCGCCAGTTCCTGTTGTGTCGCCATCTCGCGTCCTCCTGTGTTGTTGGTTCGGACTCCTTGTTTCGAACAATGCTGGGGCCGAAGCCTCGCGGCGGCAAGCCTCACGACCAGCCATGGACGCGCGCATGACGGACCTGCCCTTTGCCGATTACCAACAGCCCACGAAGACCGCCGCCGGGCCGCGCCTCGCCATCGTGGGAGAGGCGCCGGGGGCGGAGGAGGCCCGGCGGGGCGTGCCCTTCGTCGGGCGCAGCGGCCAGCTCCTCGACGAGACGCTGAAGGCCGCCGGGGTGGAGAGGGCGGAATGCCTCGTCGCCAACGTCTTCCGTTACCAGCCGCCGGGCAACAAGGTGGGGCATTTCTTCGCCTCCCGCACCCGCGCCAAGAAGGAGGGGCGGGCGCTGGACGAGCGCTGGGGGCCGTTCGGCACCTCCGACTGGGTGCTGGGGGAATTCTCCGGCGAGATCGAGCATCTGCAGCGGACGCTGGAGGGCTTCGCCCCCCGCGTCATCGTCGCGCTGGGCCGCACGCCGCTGTGGGCGCTGACCGGGCTGAACGGGATCATGCAGCTCCGCGGTACGGTCCAGCCCTGCCGTCTCGTGCCGGGGGCGGAGGTGGTGGCGACCTTCCACCCCAGCTACATCCTGCGCGGCCAGCTCGCCGAGCAGCCGACCTTCCTGGCCGACCTGACACTGGCCGCCTCGCGGCTGACGGCGTAAGCGCCGTTACGCCCGATCCGCGGCCTCGGCCAGACCGAGGAAGGCGGGAAGCTCGTGGGTGATGACGTAGGTCGGGATGGGGGCCAGGAAGTCGCGCATCCGGCCCTTCTCCATGAAGCGCTTGCGGAAGCGGGAGTGGGTGAACAGGGTGCCCAGCTTCGGCACGATGCCGCCCGCGATGTAGATGCCGCCGCGCGCCCCCAGCGTCAGCGCGAGGTTGCCCGCCACGGTGCCGAGCATCGCGCAGAACATCTCCACCGCCTCCACGCAATGGGGGTTGGTGTTGGCGGTCGCGGCGTCCGACACCTGGGCCGGGGTGAAGGGCTCCGGCTCCTGATGGTCGAGGACGCAGAGCGCCTGATAGAGGTTGACCAGCCCCGGCCCGGACAGCACCCGCTCCGCCGACACATGGTCGAAGCTCTTGCGGAGCTGGGCCAGAACGGCGCTCTCGCGGTCGCTGACCGGGGCCATGGTGACGTGACCGCCCTCCGCAGCGAGTGCGGTCCAGCCCTCGGGTCCTGGCACCAGCCCCGACACGCCCAGCCCACTGCCCGGCCCGATCACCCCGACGACGCGGCCCGGTTCTGGCGCGCCTTCGCCCACCTGGCGCACATCGGCGGCGGTGAGGCGGGGCACCGACAGGGCGACGGCGGTGAAATCGTTGATGACGGCCAGCCGCTCCAGCCCCAGCGTGCCGCGCACCGCGGCCGTGGAGAAGGACCAGCCGCGGTTGGTCATCAACACCGCATCGCCGGTCACCGGACCGGCGATGGCGAAGGCGCCGCGGCTGGGCCGGGCGTCGTGCGCCACGCCGCCCAGATAGGCGAGCGCCGCCGCCTCCAGCGACGGGAAGTCGGCGCAACGCAGCACGCGCGAACCGTGGATGCCCGTGCCGTCGATCAGGCCGAAGCGGGCGTTGGTGGCGCCGATGTCGGCGACCAGGGTGACGGGGCCGGAAACGGCATTGCTGTCTGTGGTCATAGAATCAGTTTCACCCGTACGGCGCGCGCGTCAAGGCATCGACGTAGCTTTCCCGCCACCAGCCGATGTCGTGGCTGCGCAGGATGCGCATCATCGCGGCGTGGCGTTCCTTGCGCTCGGGCAGCGGCATGGTCAGGGCGCGCTGCAGAGCGTCGGCCACCGCCTCGATGTCGAAGGGATTGACGATCAGCGCCGAATCGAGTTCCCGCGCCGCCCCGGCGAAGGTGGACAGCACCAGCACGCCGGGGTCGTCGGCGTCCTGGCAGGCGACATACTCCTTGGCGACGAGATTCATACCGTCGCGCAGCGGGGTGACCAGCCCGACATGGGCGGTGCGGTAGAAGCCGGCCAGCACACGCCGCCCAAAGCTCTTGTTCAAGTAACGGATGGGCACCCAGTCGAACTCGGCGAAGCGCCCGTTGATGCGGCCCGACAGCTCCGACAGCTCGCGCTTGATGGCGATGTATTCCGGCACGTCCTCCCGGCTCGGCGGGGCCACCTGGAGGAAGGAGACGCGGTTGCAATGCTCCGGATAGGTCGCCAGGAGCTGCTCGAAGGCCTGGAAGCGCTGTGGCAGGCCCTTCGAATAGTCCAGCCGGTCGACCCCGATGATCAGCCGCCGCCCGACGAGGCTTTCCTTCAGCCGCTGGGTGTGGCGGGAGCGCATGGCGGTCTCGGCGATGCCCACCAGATTTTCGGTGTCGATGCTGATGGGAAAGGCGCGGGCCAGCAGCGTGCGCCCGAAGGCGTGGATCAGCATGCCGCCCTCGGGGCCGCGGTCCTCGACCTCGCCGTCCAGCTCCTGCCGGATGTAGTCGGCAAAGCTGCGCAGATCCACATGGGTGTGGAAGCCGACGAGGTCGTAGGCGCACAGCTCGCGGATCAGCTCCCGGTGATTCGGCAGAGCCACCAGGATTTCCGGGGCGGGGAAAGGCGTATGCAGGAAGAAGCCCATGCGCTGGGTGCAGCCGCGCTGGCGCAATTCCTCGCCGAAGGGGATCAGGTGGTAGTCGTGGACCCACACCATGTCGTCGGGGCTGAGCAGCGGAACCAGCTTTTCCGCGAAATAGCCGTTGACCCGCTTGTAGCCTTCGCGCGTGCGGCGGCTGACCTCGATCAGGCCGACGCGGTAATGGAACAGCGGCCACAGGGTCTGGTTGGCGAAGCCGTTGTAATATTCCTCGAAGTCGCGGCGGCTGAGGTCCAGCGTCGCGTAGGTCAGGCGCCCGACGTCGGTGCGCCGGGGCTCGCTCTGCGACTCCTCCTCGACCACCGTGCCGCTCCAGCCGAACCAGATGCCTCCGGTCTTCTTCAGCGCGGCCAGCACGGCCACGGCGAGGCCCCCGGCGGCTTGCTTGCCTTCATCGATGGGGGCGACGCGGTTGGATACGACGACCAGTCTGCTCACGTGGGTGGTTCTCCGGTGCCGGACGGCCGCATGGTGGGGCGGCCGAATGGCGCGTGTCGGGGCGGACCCCGGGACGCGCAGGGACAAAACGACCGTGTGGGGGGTTGGTTCCCCATCGGTCGGATGGGTTATGCCGAAGGACCGGGGTGGGTTGGCGGACGCGCCGCCAGCCCCAGATTGTGTGGGAGCAGGGCCGGGATTTTGTGTGCAATGCAGCATAAACGGCTGTTTGCGCCACGTCGAAGCTTTGTCTTAACTTTGGTTAAACCATTGACTGACATGCAAAAACATTTTCCCTCTTGATCCCTGGGCGGGGCTTCATCATATTGTGCAGTGCGGCATCGGTCGTATCTGCGATGCGGGCGATGCCGTAACGCACTTCTTGGGCGTTTCCTCCCTAGACTCGGGCCGGGGCCTTTGCCCCGGCCTTTTTTTGTGCGCCGTTCGGCGCGCGGAAGGCTGGTCAGCGCGGCGCAAGGGGGTCGGACGGCAGGTGGGCGATGTTGTCCACCATCTCGTGCATGTGCCGGGTCAGGACGGTCAGGAAGGGCAGGCGCGACAGTGTGGCTTCGTCCATGTAGAGGTCGCGGCTGATCTCGATCTGGAGCGTGTGGATGCCCTGGCGGGGGCGTCCGTAATGGCGGGTGGTGTATCCGCCGGCGTAGGGCGCGTTGCGGCTGACCGTGTAGCCCAGGCCGCGCAGGAATCGCTCCGCCGTCTCGGTGACCGCGGGGGCGCAGGAATTGCCGAAACAGTCCCCCAGCACGATGTCGCTGCGCCGGTTGTCGCGGTCGCCCAGCCCGGGAGAGGGCATGGAATGGCAGTCGATCAGCACCGCGTGGCCGAAGCGGGCACGCGTGTCCTCGACCAAACGGCGCAGCGCGGCGTGGTAGGGGGTGTAGCATTGCTCCACCCGCCGCACCGCTTCAGAGAAGCGCAGCTTGCCGCGATAGATGTCCTCCCCGTTGGCAACCACGCGGGCGATGGTGCCCAGCCCCGCGGCCACGCGCGGCGAGCGCGTGTTCACATAAGGCGGCAGCGGGTCCGCGAACATCTCGGGATCCAGCTCGTAGGCTTCGCGGTTGACGTCCAGGAAGGCGCGGGGAAAAAGCGCGCGGATCAGCGGTATACCCAGCGCCGGGGCGCCGGCGAAAATCTCGTCGACGAAGCAGTCTTCCGACTTTCGCAAGGCGCGCGGGTCGAGGCGGGCCGCCGCCAGGAACTCGGCCGGATAGCGGTTGCCGCTGTGCGGCGAGGCCAGCACCAGCGGCTTGGTCTGTTCGTCCGGGGCCAGAAGTTCGAAGGCCGGCTCCGGAGTGGCGGCGTCGACGGAAGCATCCATGGCATTGTGATGTAGTGGACCCGGACGGCTCTGTCACGCGCCGTCCCGCTCGCGTCTCGACAGATGTGAAGCGCGGCCCGTTCCCTCGGCGGAAAAAAACGACGGTGTCCGCTGCCGGGCGGCAAAAAAGTGAAATCGAGGCTTGCCAGGCCTACAGGATGATGGTACACCCCACGCCCACGCCGGACGGGTCGCAAGACGGATGCCGAACCCCGAACCGACCGGCGGCACGGATGGGCGCGTAGCTCAGCGGGAGAGCACTACGTTGACATCGTAGGGGTCACAGGTTCAATCCCTGTCGCGCCCACCATCCTCGAAGGCCGGAACCCCAACGGGTGTCCGGCCTTCTCCATATCCGGCCCCGTTCAATTATATCCGGCCCCGTTCAATTCGGTCGAGCTCGCGACGAGCGACGGTGCCTCTCCCCGCTTTCCGAGAGTTTTGAGCTCCCGACAACCATCGGGACTGGAAAAGCGTTTCTCCTCCCCAGGGCGACGATGTCGATCAGCATTGGGAGCGGCAAAACCTGCCAACCTGTTTCAAACATTATGCAGTCACGACAGATATGAACCCAGTCGCGCTGCAATGAATGCTTCGCTCTGATAGCATCTCCGATGCCAGAGATCGGAGGTTGAAAATCAGGCAAAGAATTTTGGAAATAGTTTCCATATCATTCATAAGTACTATGACGCAAATTGTAGGGTATATTTAACATGTCATTATAATTTTTAGGGAATTATCCCGCCTGAACGCATCATGCGCAAGGCGGAACTCCCGATGAAAATAAGAACCATTCAACAAAAGATTGCCGGGTTGGCAGGGCTGTGCCTGATTGGAACGGTGGGTGTCCTGGTCGGCTTCGGGGTTCTGTCGGCCAACACCACCAACACCTATGTCAACACCCAGGTCGCCGATATCCTGGAGCGCAAGACCAAGGAATCACTGCTCAATCTCGCCTCTTCACAAGCCGGGCTGATCCGGGCGGAGTTCGACACGGCGTTGAACGCGGCGCGGACCATGGCCCACAGCTTCGCGTCCATCGTCGATCCCGGGAACACGGGGAGCGCCCCGGTGGCCACCCGGCGCGACGCCATCAACGGCATCCTGCTCAACGTGCTGCAGAACAACGAGCTGTTCAACGGCACCTACACCGCGTGGGAACCCAACGCGCTGGACGGGGACGACGCCGCCTTCAATGGGCATCGGGAATCCGGAAACGACGCGACGGGGCGCTTCATTCCCTATTGGAATCGCGACCGGAACGGCCGGATCGCCATGCAGCCGCTTGTCGAATACGACAGCCGCGACCTGCATCCCAACGGCGTCATGAAGGGCGGGTGGTACATCGGCCCCAAGGAGACCGGAAAGGAAAGCGTTCTTGACCCGCTGCCCTACGTCGTGCAGGGCAAGCAGGTCTTCCTGGCCACCTTGTCCGTTCCGGTGGTCGTCGGCGGCAAGTTCCAGGGCGTGGCCGGCGCCGACTTCAACCTCGACTTCGTCCAGCAATTGACCGCGAAGGTCAGCAAGGCGGTTTTCGACGGGCGAAGCGAGGTCGTCATCATCAGCAACATGGGGCTGATCGTCGCCCACAGCGGCAAACCGAACCTGATCGGCCAGTCGATCTCGTCCTTCGACGCCGCGTGGCAAGACGATCTCGCCTATGTGCGGGGTGGGACCGCCCACGTCGAGGTGCAGGCTGAGAGCGGCCTGCTGCGCACCTTCGCCCCCATCCCGATGGGCCGCACGGGCAAGCCCTGGTCGGTGCTGATCCAGGTGCCGAAGGACATCGTCCTGGCCGACGCCAACGCGTTGGGCGGCGCGCTGAACGACCGGGCCGATTCCGGCATGCTGTGGCAGGTCGGCGTCGGGCTTCTGGTCATCGTCGCGGCCGTCGGTCTGATGTGGATGATGGCCGGCCGCATCGCCCGTCCGGTCCGCGCCTGCGTCCGCTTCGCCGAGGGGATCGCCGACGGCGACTTCAACCAGACGCTCGAGGTTCGGCAGGAAGATGAGATCGGCACCCTGGCCGACGCGCTGCGCAAGATGCTGACCGATCTGCAGCGCATGATCGCGCAGCGGGCCGCCGACCAGCGGCAGGCGGAGGCGGAGCGCCGCACCGCCATGCTGACGCTGGCCGACGATCTGGAGTCCAATGTGATGAGCGTGGTGGAAGGCGTCGACACCGCGGCCAAGGCGATGGGCGTGACCGCCCAGGCCATGACCTCCACGGCCACGCAGACCAGCCAGCAGGCGGCGGTGGTGGCCAGCGCCGCCGACGACGCGAATGTCAACGTCCAGACCGTGGCCGCTGCGACGGAGGAGCTTTCCGGGTCCATCCGCGAAATCGGCGAGCGGGTCAACCGGTCCGCCGAAATCGCCCGCGACGCGGTGACCGCGGCCCAGCGGGCCAACGATCAGGTTCTCGGCCTGACCGAGGCCGCCGGGAAGATCGGCATGGTGGTCCAACTCATCCAGGACATCGCGGCGCAGACCAACCTGCTGGCGCTGAACGCGACCATCGAGGCGGCCCGCGCCGGCGAGGCCGGCAAAGGGTTCGCGGTGGTGGCGGGTGAGGTGAAGCATCTCGCCAACCAGACCGCCAAGGCGACCGAGGACATCGCCCTCCAGGTGAACGAGATGCAGCGTGTCACCGGCGATACGGCGACGGTCATCAAGGGCGTCGGCACCATCATCGCGCAGATCGACGGCATCGCCACCAACATCGCCGCCGCGGTGGAGGAGCAGAGCGCGGCGACCCTGGAGATCGCCCGCAACGTCCAGCAGGCCGCGACCGGCACCCAGGACGTGTCGGCCAACATCACCGGCGTGCGCGGGGCCGCCACCGAGGCCGGCCACTCCGCGCAGGAAGTGCTGTCCGTCTCCGGCCAGTTGAGCGTCGAATCGGAACGCCTGCGTGGCGTGGTGCATGGTTTCCTGGGAAAGATCCGGGCCGCCTGACCGCTTCGGTTTCAAAGGGGCGTGGGGCCGTGGGGATGTGACGTTGGGGCGAGGCCGGCCAGCAACCGCCGGGGGCGGCCGGTTCGTCTGGTCCACTTTCGCCGGGAGGCCGGCCGTGTTCCGTGGCGCCCGGCTCCTGCCGGAGCGCGCGCAAAAGCCGGTCGTGGACGCACGCTTCCGGACAGCCCAGCCACCGCCACCGGCGCGTCGTACCCGAACCACCGGCCGACTCCACGGTCGTGTGCTCGCGGAAAATGCCGGCCTTCACGCACGGACGCCCGTTGCCCCCCTTTTAGGTTTTGCCGGGGGGAGCAACGGTTCGATGAGTGACCGAAGGCGCTTCTAGGCCGCGCTGCGGTTCGGCGCCATGCCGCGCGCCAGGGTTTCCAGATCGTGGTCCAGCGCCGGCTGGTCGGCCTCCGGCACGTGGAACTTCACATGCAGCCGTCCCGGCTCGCAGGACTTCACCGTGAAGGGCACGGGGCGGGACAGGCCGGGCGCGCGCAGGGTGCCGGGGGTGCCCGCCGCGATCATCGGCGCGTCCACGATCATCGCGCCGCCGGATGACAGGTTGGCGATCCGCGCTTTGCAGTCCGTACCGGCGACGGCGCCGTCGATGGTGCAGGGCAGGTCGATCTGGAAGCGTGCCCTGCGGCGGCGGTCGACGTCGCTGGTCGCGGTGCGGACCACGCGCACCAAAACGCTTTGCAGATCGTCGATGCTCTGCGCCACGTCGCCGGCGGCGGCGCGCATTCCGTCGGCCCGTTCGCCGGTCTGGTTGGCCTCGTCGGACACCAGAGCGATGCGGCTGGACACCTCCTGCGCGGCGTGGCTGGTCTCGTTGACGGTGCGGGCGATCTCCCGGGTGGCGGCATCCTGCTCTTCGACCGCGGCGGCGATCGACGAGGAGATGTCGGAAACCTGATCGATGGTCGCGGCGACCTCGCCCACCCGGTCCACGGCCTGCCTGGTGACGGATTGCACGTCGGTGATCAGTGTGGCGATCTCCTCGGTGGAGCGGGCGGTCTGGTTGGCGAGGTTCTTGACCTCCTGCGCCACCACCGCGAAGCCCTTTCCGGCCTCGCCGGCGCGGGCCGCCTCGATGGTGGCGTTCAGCGCCAGCAGGTTGGTCTGGCTGGCGATGTCGCCGATCAGGCGGGCGACGGCGCCGATGCGCTCGACCGCCTCCGAGAGATGCCCGATGATCGCGCTGGCGGATCCGGCCTTTTCCACGGCCTGCCCGGTCACCGACACCGACGCCGTCACCTGCCGGCCGATCTCCCGGATGGAGGCGGACAGTTCATTGGCTGCGGCGGCAACGGTCTGGGCGTTGACCAGCGCCTGGTTCGCCGCGGCGGCGACGGTTTGGGAGTTGTCGCTGACCATTCCAGCGGAGGCGGCCATCGCCTCGGCGTTGCTGGCCATCTGTCCGGCGTGCCGGGCGACCTGCTCCACGGCGGTGCGGGTTTCGCGCTCCACTGTGTCGGCCATGGCGGCCAGGGACTGGCGCCGCTCCTCCTCGCCGGCCACGCGGGCGCGTTCCTGTTCGGCGCGCAGGCGTTCGTTCTCCAGGCCGGCTTCGCGGAAGACGCGCACGGCATCGGCCATCTGGCCGATCTCGTCGCCGCGCCTTTCGAACCCGACCTCCGCCCGCAAGTCGCCGGTGGCCATGCGGGTCATGGTCAGCCGCATCCGGTCGATCGGCCCGACCACCGCCAGCCGCAGGAAGACGATGGAGGCGGCGATCAGAAGGAGCGTGACCGTGGCCGTCGTGACCAGCAGGGTCTTCAGCGTGGCTGCGGAGGCTTCGATGTCGGTCACCGCCGCGTCGAGGCTGTTCAGCCGTTCCCCGCGAACCTCCTCCATAGTGGAGAGGAGCCGCTCCATCTCCTTGTCCATGCTTTCGGCCACTGCGTCGAACTGACCCATCATGGCGTTCCCCGTCACCGGGCCGCCGTCGACGTAGGCGCGGGACATGCGCTGGCCCAGCTCATAGAAGGGGGGGAAGGCGGCCTGGGTGGCGGCGATGCTCCGCACCATCTCCGACAGCCCCAGTTCGCGGGCGACGGCATGGGCGTTCTCGGCATGCTGGGCGAAGGCCTTTGCGAACTCGTCCGCCTTCGCCGGACCATCGTCCAGCCCGTCCAGCCCACGGGTCGCCGACACGTCGGTCAACCACTGCTGCACCTGCGCCACGTCGTAACGGATGTTGGCGATCAGCTCGCTCAGCGGCACCACCTTGCGGCTCACCTCATCGGCGGTCTGGCGGACATGGGACAGGTGCTGTTCCTGCCGCGATGTTTCGGTCCCGACGAGGAAAGTTGCGATCGCCATGACGAAAAAAACAAACACAGAGACCAGCGTTGTCTTTCGTTTGATCGTCATGGCGTGCAAGAAATTCATAACAATGCTCCATTCCATATATTTCTGCTGCGGACTTGCCGCTGTCAGATGTG from Azospirillum brasilense includes the following:
- a CDS encoding methyl-accepting chemotaxis protein, whose translation is MAGLCLIGTVGVLVGFGVLSANTTNTYVNTQVADILERKTKESLLNLASSQAGLIRAEFDTALNAARTMAHSFASIVDPGNTGSAPVATRRDAINGILLNVLQNNELFNGTYTAWEPNALDGDDAAFNGHRESGNDATGRFIPYWNRDRNGRIAMQPLVEYDSRDLHPNGVMKGGWYIGPKETGKESVLDPLPYVVQGKQVFLATLSVPVVVGGKFQGVAGADFNLDFVQQLTAKVSKAVFDGRSEVVIISNMGLIVAHSGKPNLIGQSISSFDAAWQDDLAYVRGGTAHVEVQAESGLLRTFAPIPMGRTGKPWSVLIQVPKDIVLADANALGGALNDRADSGMLWQVGVGLLVIVAAVGLMWMMAGRIARPVRACVRFAEGIADGDFNQTLEVRQEDEIGTLADALRKMLTDLQRMIAQRAADQRQAEAERRTAMLTLADDLESNVMSVVEGVDTAAKAMGVTAQAMTSTATQTSQQAAVVASAADDANVNVQTVAAATEELSGSIREIGERVNRSAEIARDAVTAAQRANDQVLGLTEAAGKIGMVVQLIQDIAAQTNLLALNATIEAARAGEAGKGFAVVAGEVKHLANQTAKATEDIALQVNEMQRVTGDTATVIKGVGTIIAQIDGIATNIAAAVEEQSAATLEIARNVQQAATGTQDVSANITGVRGAATEAGHSAQEVLSVSGQLSVESERLRGVVHGFLGKIRAA
- the otsA gene encoding alpha,alpha-trehalose-phosphate synthase (UDP-forming), whose protein sequence is MSRLVVVSNRVAPIDEGKQAAGGLAVAVLAALKKTGGIWFGWSGTVVEEESQSEPRRTDVGRLTYATLDLSRRDFEEYYNGFANQTLWPLFHYRVGLIEVSRRTREGYKRVNGYFAEKLVPLLSPDDMVWVHDYHLIPFGEELRQRGCTQRMGFFLHTPFPAPEILVALPNHRELIRELCAYDLVGFHTHVDLRSFADYIRQELDGEVEDRGPEGGMLIHAFGRTLLARAFPISIDTENLVGIAETAMRSRHTQRLKESLVGRRLIIGVDRLDYSKGLPQRFQAFEQLLATYPEHCNRVSFLQVAPPSREDVPEYIAIKRELSELSGRINGRFAEFDWVPIRYLNKSFGRRVLAGFYRTAHVGLVTPLRDGMNLVAKEYVACQDADDPGVLVLSTFAGAARELDSALIVNPFDIEAVADALQRALTMPLPERKERHAAMMRILRSHDIGWWRESYVDALTRAPYG
- a CDS encoding methyl-accepting chemotaxis protein, translating into MAIATFLVGTETSRQEQHLSHVRQTADEVSRKVVPLSELIANIRYDVAQVQQWLTDVSATRGLDGLDDGPAKADEFAKAFAQHAENAHAVARELGLSEMVRSIAATQAAFPPFYELGQRMSRAYVDGGPVTGNAMMGQFDAVAESMDKEMERLLSTMEEVRGERLNSLDAAVTDIEASAATLKTLLVTTATVTLLLIAASIVFLRLAVVGPIDRMRLTMTRMATGDLRAEVGFERRGDEIGQMADAVRVFREAGLENERLRAEQERARVAGEEERRQSLAAMADTVERETRTAVEQVARHAGQMASNAEAMAASAGMVSDNSQTVAAAANQALVNAQTVAAAANELSASIREIGRQVTASVSVTGQAVEKAGSASAIIGHLSEAVERIGAVARLIGDIASQTNLLALNATIEAARAGEAGKGFAVVAQEVKNLANQTARSTEEIATLITDVQSVTRQAVDRVGEVAATIDQVSDISSSIAAAVEEQDAATREIARTVNETSHAAQEVSSRIALVSDEANQTGERADGMRAAAGDVAQSIDDLQSVLVRVVRTATSDVDRRRRARFQIDLPCTIDGAVAGTDCKARIANLSSGGAMIVDAPMIAAGTPGTLRAPGLSRPVPFTVKSCEPGRLHVKFHVPEADQPALDHDLETLARGMAPNRSAA
- a CDS encoding N-formylglutamate amidohydrolase, which encodes MDASVDAATPEPAFELLAPDEQTKPLVLASPHSGNRYPAEFLAAARLDPRALRKSEDCFVDEIFAGAPALGIPLIRALFPRAFLDVNREAYELDPEMFADPLPPYVNTRSPRVAAGLGTIARVVANGEDIYRGKLRFSEAVRRVEQCYTPYHAALRRLVEDTRARFGHAVLIDCHSMPSPGLGDRDNRRSDIVLGDCFGNSCAPAVTETAERFLRGLGYTVSRNAPYAGGYTTRHYGRPRQGIHTLQIEISRDLYMDEATLSRLPFLTVLTRHMHEMVDNIAHLPSDPLAPR